In Brevibacillus brevis NBRC 100599, a single genomic region encodes these proteins:
- the fliR gene encoding flagellar biosynthetic protein FliR produces the protein MNLFLMYLPIFMLVFVRMSAFFVTAPFFSIRGVPNQFKIALAFIIAVISFQSLPVQGEIPMDLTFVMYVIKEALVGVILGYICEMMFIAIQVAGGLMDMQMGLAMANVIDPKTGAYIPVTGNFKNILAVLYFFSIDGHHMLIRGVISSYQVIPVDIMWAAFGSENVMMTAVKTFLTMFTSAFMIAAPIVVALFLVDLSLGIIAKSVPQFNIFVVGLPIKLLAGFLLLIVVMPAFLLTLNGLFGNMFRALAEMMKSLGGSP, from the coding sequence ATGAATCTTTTTCTGATGTATTTACCCATATTCATGCTTGTTTTTGTCCGAATGAGTGCTTTTTTTGTAACGGCTCCGTTCTTTTCCATTCGTGGAGTACCGAATCAGTTTAAAATCGCGCTCGCGTTTATCATTGCCGTCATCAGCTTTCAATCCTTGCCCGTACAAGGCGAGATTCCAATGGATTTGACATTTGTTATGTATGTCATAAAAGAAGCGCTTGTTGGTGTCATTCTTGGTTACATATGTGAAATGATGTTTATTGCCATTCAGGTTGCCGGCGGACTGATGGACATGCAGATGGGTCTTGCCATGGCAAACGTGATTGACCCGAAAACGGGTGCGTATATCCCAGTGACAGGTAACTTCAAAAACATTCTCGCTGTCTTGTACTTTTTCAGTATCGACGGGCATCACATGCTGATACGAGGTGTGATAAGCAGTTACCAGGTTATACCGGTGGACATCATGTGGGCGGCTTTCGGAAGCGAAAACGTCATGATGACAGCAGTAAAGACATTTCTAACGATGTTTACGAGTGCGTTTATGATTGCGGCACCGATCGTCGTTGCATTGTTTCTGGTTGATCTCTCTCTTGGTATTATCGCCAAATCTGTCCCGCAGTTTAATATCTTTGTGGTGGGTTTGCCCATTAAACTGCTTGCCGGCTTTTTACTACTTATCGTAGTGATGCCTGCGTTCTTGCTGACCCTGAACGGATTGTTTGGGAATATGTTCCGGGCACTTGCAGAAATGATGAAATCGCTCGGAGGATCACCATGA
- the flhB gene encoding flagellar biosynthesis protein FlhB, whose product MNQLRLSYQVDLQFFNGEKTEKATPKKKQDARKKGQVAKSQDLSPALSLTAFFFLLMMLGSTMLGTFQDLMRESLITYTTWQLNEENLKVMVMQLVFEAIKIVGPILGLSFLVAFAVNYMQVGWHFSTEPLQMKLEKIDPIKGAKRIFSLRSLVELLKSLLKISAGIYVAYVILWNAKEQVVQLSLLSLGAVLSFTAEEVTKLGIYLGLLLFILAVLDYAYQRYEHEKNLRMSKQDLKDEHKQAEGDPLIKGKIRERQRSMAIRRMMQELPKADVIITNPTHFAVAVRYDASAMSAPTVIAKGQDYLALKIREVAKKHRIVTMENKPLARALYSQVEVGQQIPEEMFKAVAEVLAYVYKLQGKVK is encoded by the coding sequence ATGAATCAATTGAGGCTTTCTTATCAAGTAGATCTTCAATTTTTTAATGGGGAAAAGACGGAAAAAGCTACGCCCAAGAAAAAACAAGACGCACGAAAAAAAGGGCAAGTTGCAAAAAGTCAGGATCTTTCCCCAGCCCTATCTTTGACAGCATTTTTCTTTCTGTTAATGATGCTTGGCTCTACCATGCTAGGCACCTTTCAAGATTTGATGCGGGAGTCATTGATTACATACACCACGTGGCAATTAAATGAAGAAAATTTAAAAGTCATGGTGATGCAACTCGTATTTGAAGCGATAAAAATTGTAGGACCTATCTTAGGCTTGAGTTTTCTTGTCGCGTTTGCGGTGAACTACATGCAAGTAGGCTGGCATTTTAGTACAGAGCCCCTTCAAATGAAGTTGGAAAAGATTGATCCGATTAAAGGGGCAAAAAGAATTTTTTCCTTACGCTCACTCGTAGAGCTACTGAAGTCTTTATTAAAAATAAGCGCAGGCATATACGTCGCGTACGTCATTTTGTGGAATGCAAAGGAACAAGTTGTACAACTTTCCTTATTGTCTCTCGGAGCAGTCCTATCGTTTACTGCCGAAGAGGTGACAAAGCTGGGAATCTATCTCGGGTTATTGCTTTTCATTCTCGCGGTTCTGGACTATGCCTATCAACGTTATGAGCATGAAAAGAATCTGCGGATGTCCAAACAGGATCTCAAGGACGAGCATAAGCAAGCGGAAGGTGATCCGCTCATCAAAGGGAAGATTCGTGAACGGCAAAGAAGTATGGCCATTCGCCGTATGATGCAGGAGCTTCCCAAAGCGGATGTCATTATTACGAACCCGACCCACTTTGCCGTTGCCGTTCGCTATGACGCAAGTGCGATGAGTGCACCAACGGTAATCGCCAAAGGGCAAGACTATCTGGCATTAAAAATAAGGGAAGTAGCGAAAAAGCATCGTATCGTTACCATGGAAAACAAGCCCTTGGCCCGGGCTCTCTATAGTCAAGTTGAAGTTGGGCAACAAATTCCCGAAGAGATGTTTAAAGCGGTCGCGGAAGTTCTCGCGTACGTCTACAAGCTGCAAGGGAAAGTGAAATAA
- the fliQ gene encoding flagellar biosynthesis protein FliQ codes for MTQELLMQIAQSSVYTILLISAPALGVALLVGLMVSVFQATTQIQEQTLAFIPKIVAVFVVILAAGPWMLRVLLDFTMGIFGNLHRFVG; via the coding sequence ATGACACAAGAATTACTTATGCAGATTGCCCAAAGCTCTGTTTATACCATCCTGCTGATTTCGGCACCCGCACTTGGGGTCGCCTTGCTGGTCGGTTTGATGGTCAGTGTCTTTCAGGCAACGACACAAATTCAGGAGCAGACACTCGCTTTCATTCCGAAGATCGTGGCCGTATTTGTTGTGATCTTGGCTGCTGGTCCATGGATGCTTCGGGTACTGCTTGATTTTACGATGGGGATCTTCGGTAACCTTCATCGTTTTGTTGGGTAG
- the flhF gene encoding flagellar biosynthesis protein FlhF yields the protein MRVKRYIVDSMPEAMEKIRTDLGMDAVILNSKPIKTGGLFGMFGKQRIEVIAAVDEKASDRENSTVAAEHRTNNVLPKSQTGTYTAAQAYRRPTVTKTSENQQTESTGREQVVAAMTQTAVATLPKEEITDTRAMPKQGEPTEQHAPVTTSQERALPASNHDAIATEMRDMRQMFQKLLVHDLSEQLPPAVQSIRAQLLKQEVTEELTAEIIRQIMEKSQPGEKWTEEEAFTVCRTIITSMIEPYTASSPRLGKNVRYAFFFGPTGVGKTTTIAKLAANSMLKEKRKIGFITADTYRMAAVEQLKTYANILNVPLEVVFSPREMAAAMERLSDCDLIFVDTAGRNFRNDEYVEGIRELLEHGKDSVNYLVLSLSSKFNDMKAIVQNFAEVQVKQVIFTKADETNSFGTMLNVCQEMNLQLSYVTTGQNVPDDIVVATPELVSTMIMGE from the coding sequence GTGAGGGTAAAACGTTACATTGTCGATTCGATGCCAGAAGCAATGGAAAAAATCAGGACGGACTTAGGAATGGATGCAGTGATTCTGAATTCTAAGCCGATCAAAACAGGTGGATTGTTCGGGATGTTTGGCAAACAACGAATCGAAGTAATCGCTGCTGTCGATGAAAAGGCATCCGATCGAGAAAATTCCACAGTAGCAGCTGAACATCGAACCAACAACGTTTTGCCCAAATCGCAGACGGGTACGTACACGGCTGCTCAAGCGTATCGAAGACCGACTGTGACCAAAACATCAGAGAATCAACAAACTGAATCAACAGGTAGGGAGCAGGTCGTAGCCGCGATGACACAAACCGCGGTTGCGACGCTTCCAAAGGAAGAGATCACAGATACGAGAGCTATGCCAAAGCAAGGCGAGCCAACTGAGCAGCATGCTCCTGTCACGACCTCCCAAGAAAGAGCTTTACCCGCAAGCAATCATGACGCGATTGCTACGGAAATGCGAGATATGCGTCAAATGTTTCAAAAGCTGCTGGTGCATGACTTAAGTGAACAACTTCCTCCAGCGGTACAGTCTATTCGTGCACAGTTATTGAAGCAGGAAGTGACTGAAGAGCTGACAGCGGAAATCATTCGCCAAATAATGGAAAAGTCGCAACCGGGTGAAAAGTGGACGGAGGAAGAAGCGTTTACGGTATGCCGAACAATCATCACTTCCATGATCGAGCCGTATACAGCATCTTCGCCAAGGCTGGGTAAGAACGTACGGTATGCTTTCTTTTTCGGTCCGACAGGGGTAGGAAAAACAACGACGATTGCCAAGCTTGCGGCGAACAGCATGTTGAAGGAAAAGCGAAAAATCGGCTTTATCACGGCGGATACGTATCGAATGGCGGCTGTAGAACAGCTGAAGACGTATGCAAACATCCTGAATGTCCCGCTGGAGGTTGTCTTTTCTCCGAGAGAAATGGCGGCGGCGATGGAGCGCTTAAGTGATTGTGACCTCATTTTTGTAGATACGGCTGGACGAAATTTTCGCAACGATGAGTACGTCGAAGGCATTCGTGAATTGCTCGAGCATGGAAAAGACAGCGTGAACTACCTAGTACTTAGCTTGAGCTCCAAATTCAACGATATGAAAGCAATCGTCCAAAATTTTGCGGAAGTTCAAGTGAAGCAAGTCATTTTTACAAAAGCAGATGAAACGAACAGCTTTGGCACGATGTTGAATGTTTGTCAGGAGATGAATCTACAGCTCTCCTATGTAACGACAGGTCAAAATGTACCAGATGATATCGTTGTAGCTACACCCGAGCTGGTTTCAACGATGATTATGGGAGAGTAA
- a CDS encoding protein-glutamate methylesterase/protein-glutamine glutaminase, which translates to MSKIRVLVTDDSAFMRKVISDILSTDPEIEVIDRAKNGLECIEKCKQLAPDVLTLDIEMPVMNGLDALEKLMNECPVPIVMLSSLTKEGAEATIHALELGAFDFVTKPSGPISLDIHKVGDRLIERVKAAAASKVRLKQQMTRVAKPVSSESKAAPVTPVTPVIRTKIPSPPAVMRSQVGGKARLVVLGTSTGGPKALQSVLTAIPANFPAPIAIVQHMPAGFTKSLANRLDSLCQIRVTEVVDGEYLENGTAYIAPGGFHFEVRQVNGRLQAYLHQEEPRGGHRPSVDILFESVSQLTNVDKWAIIMTGMGNDGTKGLKLMKELGHVTSIIEEESSCVVYGMPRAAIQAGLADNVAPLEKIPELLCKLLH; encoded by the coding sequence ATGAGCAAAATCCGCGTTCTCGTAACGGACGATTCTGCATTCATGCGTAAAGTGATTTCGGACATTTTATCTACGGATCCTGAGATTGAAGTGATCGATCGAGCCAAAAATGGACTCGAATGTATAGAAAAATGTAAGCAACTGGCGCCGGATGTTCTCACACTCGACATTGAAATGCCAGTCATGAACGGTTTGGACGCTCTGGAAAAGCTGATGAATGAGTGCCCAGTTCCGATCGTCATGTTGAGCAGCCTGACGAAAGAAGGGGCAGAAGCTACGATTCATGCGTTGGAACTAGGTGCGTTTGACTTTGTAACGAAGCCCTCTGGACCAATTTCTCTCGACATCCACAAAGTGGGCGATCGTCTCATCGAGCGCGTGAAGGCGGCGGCGGCATCGAAAGTACGTTTGAAACAGCAGATGACTCGGGTAGCCAAACCGGTATCTTCTGAATCAAAAGCAGCACCTGTTACACCGGTAACTCCAGTAATACGTACGAAAATACCGAGCCCGCCTGCTGTGATGCGGTCACAAGTGGGTGGAAAGGCAAGACTGGTGGTATTAGGTACTTCAACAGGTGGTCCTAAAGCATTGCAAAGTGTACTAACTGCAATTCCGGCGAATTTTCCGGCACCAATTGCCATCGTTCAGCATATGCCGGCAGGTTTCACAAAATCGTTAGCAAATCGACTAGACTCGTTATGCCAAATTCGAGTAACCGAAGTTGTCGATGGCGAGTATTTGGAAAATGGGACAGCGTACATCGCTCCAGGAGGCTTCCATTTCGAAGTTCGTCAAGTGAATGGGAGACTACAGGCCTATTTGCATCAAGAGGAGCCACGAGGCGGACACAGACCATCTGTCGATATCCTGTTTGAATCAGTCAGTCAATTGACAAATGTAGACAAATGGGCAATCATCATGACAGGTATGGGAAATGATGGGACTAAAGGGCTAAAGCTCATGAAGGAGCTTGGCCATGTCACAAGTATTATCGAAGAAGAGTCGAGCTGTGTCGTATACGGAATGCCACGAGCTGCCATTCAAGCAGGCTTGGCAGACAACGTGGCCCCATTGGAAAAGATTCCAGAGCTGTTGTGCAAGCTCTTGCACTGA
- a CDS encoding chemotaxis protein CheA, translating into MDMNQYLDMFIEESKEHLQAINANLLLLESDPGNIGHVKEIFRSAHTLKGMSATMGYEDMASLTHEAENVLDLIRNQKLTITSDIMDAIFQSVDLIEGMVIDITEGGDGSADVTAIVKKLRAIVAGDFSAEQEVAAATMAVEAPQEESTPAEDHELDDYAMMVLKQSQELGNNVLWIKVTLNENCLLKAARSYMVFDQLESMGEVIKTKPAVEDIENERFEQSFEIAYVTEQSIEKVRTTILNISEIQDVTIETIQMKSEAPPAPVVQQTPAPAEKGAADAPQAPVKKATAGGKTIRVDIERLDILMNLFSELVIDRGRLEQLAREIGKNELQETVEHMSRISGDLQNIILTMRMVPVEQVFNRFPRMIRDLQKDLNKKVNLEIIGAETELDRTVIDEIGDPLNHLLRNSLDHGIESPADRKKAGKPEEGKIELRAFHSGNHVFIEVKDDGAGINKDKVLKKALERGIVNPAIADSMSDKQIHELLFAAGFSTAEVVSDISGRGVGLDVVKSKIESLGGSVGVDSVRGQGTTFLIQLPLTLSIISAMLVQVKDEKYAVPLSSIIETAVFKKDQIMMAHRQKVIDFRGRVVPLVSLQDIFQVPDNGETTEDEVAVVIVRKGEKMAGLVVDSFIGQQEIVLKSLGKYLVNVFAISGATILGDGQVALIIDCNSLIK; encoded by the coding sequence ATGGATATGAATCAGTATTTGGACATGTTTATTGAGGAGTCAAAGGAACACCTACAGGCGATCAACGCCAACTTGTTACTCTTGGAAAGTGATCCGGGTAACATTGGCCACGTCAAAGAGATTTTTCGTTCCGCACATACATTGAAAGGTATGTCGGCAACTATGGGCTATGAAGACATGGCGAGTTTGACTCACGAAGCGGAAAATGTGTTGGACCTGATTCGCAATCAGAAGTTAACGATTACCAGCGACATTATGGACGCTATTTTCCAGAGTGTAGATTTGATTGAAGGCATGGTCATCGATATCACAGAAGGCGGAGACGGTTCCGCGGATGTAACCGCTATTGTAAAGAAGCTGCGAGCGATTGTAGCGGGAGACTTTTCAGCCGAGCAGGAAGTAGCAGCTGCTACGATGGCTGTGGAAGCACCGCAAGAGGAAAGTACACCAGCTGAAGATCATGAGCTGGATGACTATGCCATGATGGTCTTGAAGCAGTCTCAGGAGCTCGGTAACAATGTTTTGTGGATCAAAGTGACATTGAATGAAAACTGCTTGCTTAAAGCCGCTCGCTCTTACATGGTTTTTGATCAATTGGAATCCATGGGTGAAGTGATCAAAACGAAGCCAGCTGTTGAAGATATCGAGAATGAGAGATTTGAACAATCGTTTGAAATCGCCTATGTGACGGAGCAATCGATTGAAAAAGTTCGCACTACGATTCTTAACATTTCGGAAATCCAAGATGTGACAATCGAAACGATTCAAATGAAGAGTGAAGCTCCACCTGCTCCTGTAGTACAACAGACACCAGCACCAGCTGAAAAAGGAGCAGCAGATGCTCCTCAAGCACCCGTGAAGAAGGCGACGGCTGGTGGTAAAACCATTCGTGTGGATATCGAACGCTTGGATATCTTGATGAATCTGTTTAGCGAATTAGTTATTGACCGCGGTCGTCTGGAGCAGTTGGCGCGGGAGATCGGAAAGAACGAACTACAGGAAACCGTGGAGCACATGAGCCGGATTAGTGGCGATTTGCAAAACATCATTCTGACCATGCGCATGGTACCGGTGGAGCAAGTATTCAATCGTTTCCCACGTATGATTCGTGATCTGCAAAAAGATCTGAATAAAAAAGTGAATCTGGAGATCATCGGTGCGGAGACAGAATTGGACCGTACCGTCATCGACGAAATCGGGGACCCACTCAATCACTTGCTGCGTAACTCGCTTGACCACGGAATTGAGTCTCCAGCAGATCGGAAAAAGGCGGGTAAGCCAGAAGAAGGAAAAATCGAGCTTCGCGCTTTCCACAGTGGGAACCACGTATTTATTGAAGTTAAAGATGACGGTGCTGGAATCAATAAAGATAAAGTCCTCAAAAAAGCGCTTGAGAGAGGCATTGTCAATCCTGCTATTGCAGATAGCATGAGCGACAAGCAAATCCACGAATTGCTTTTTGCAGCAGGCTTTAGTACAGCGGAAGTTGTCTCTGATATTTCCGGTCGTGGTGTTGGACTGGATGTCGTGAAGTCCAAAATTGAATCGTTGGGCGGTAGTGTCGGCGTAGATTCTGTGCGCGGTCAGGGCACGACTTTCCTCATTCAATTGCCACTTACTCTCTCTATCATTTCCGCGATGCTGGTACAAGTGAAAGATGAGAAGTACGCTGTCCCACTCAGCTCCATCATTGAGACGGCTGTATTTAAAAAAGATCAAATCATGATGGCTCACCGCCAAAAAGTGATCGACTTCCGGGGACGTGTAGTTCCGCTCGTTTCGCTGCAGGACATTTTCCAAGTGCCTGATAATGGGGAAACGACGGAAGATGAAGTGGCAGTCGTCATCGTACGTAAAGGTGAGAAAATGGCAGGCCTTGTCGTCGATTCGTTCATCGGTCAACAAGAGATTGTTCTAAAATCTCTCGGCAAATATCTGGTTAATGTATTTGCCATTTCAGGTGCAACGATTCTGGGAGACGGTCAGGTCGCGCTCATCATAGATTGTAACTCGCTGATTAAGTAG
- the fliP gene encoding flagellar type III secretion system pore protein FliP (The bacterial flagellar biogenesis protein FliP forms a type III secretion system (T3SS)-type pore required for flagellar assembly.): MKYFLQVLMLVAVLLSVPDMAMAAPVGTPLVPSIDLKIGGGTGTPQETSTAIQLLLILTVLSVAPAILLLMTSFARIIIVLSFVRNALATQQMPPNQVLIALALFMTFFIMAPTLGQVNETAVQPFMQGKLTQQQAFDAAVIPFKQFMAKQTREKDLALFLEYTKAERPKTIQDIPLNALVPAYAISELKTAFQIGFMIFIPFLVIDMIISSILMGMGMMMLPPVMISLPFKILLFIMVDGWYLIVKSLLTSF; this comes from the coding sequence ATGAAATATTTTTTGCAGGTGCTGATGCTTGTCGCAGTGTTGCTATCCGTACCTGATATGGCCATGGCGGCGCCAGTGGGGACACCGCTTGTTCCAAGCATTGATTTGAAGATAGGCGGCGGAACAGGAACACCGCAGGAGACATCAACGGCCATTCAGCTGTTACTGATTTTGACAGTATTATCTGTAGCTCCAGCGATTTTGCTTTTAATGACTAGTTTTGCGCGAATTATCATTGTCTTGTCTTTTGTAAGAAATGCGTTGGCAACTCAGCAAATGCCACCGAATCAGGTATTGATTGCTCTTGCGTTATTTATGACATTTTTCATAATGGCCCCAACACTCGGACAAGTAAACGAAACAGCCGTGCAGCCATTTATGCAAGGAAAGCTAACGCAACAGCAGGCATTTGACGCGGCGGTCATACCCTTTAAGCAATTTATGGCAAAACAGACGCGTGAAAAAGATTTAGCACTTTTTCTGGAATACACAAAAGCCGAACGACCAAAAACGATCCAAGATATTCCTTTGAATGCGCTGGTACCTGCTTATGCCATCAGCGAATTGAAGACGGCTTTTCAGATCGGCTTTATGATATTCATTCCTTTTCTCGTAATTGATATGATCATCTCCAGTATTTTGATGGGGATGGGGATGATGATGTTACCGCCGGTGATGATTTCATTGCCGTTTAAGATTTTATTGTTCATCATGGTGGACGGCTGGTATCTCATTGTGAAATCACTTTTGACCAGTTTTTAG
- a CDS encoding MinD/ParA family protein, with the protein MRDQAEQLRERMLQNKKTRPTRLVTVTSGKGGVGKSNFSLNFGLGLIEKGHKAVLFDLDLGLANLDVLMGITPKKHLFHLLEPDTTVWDIIEHGPGGLEFIAGGSGFTQIMQLDDEKLDRLFSHLDPLQGYADTIIFDTGAGFSKESMRFMLSSDEVILVTTPEPPAITDAYAVIKMLHSRNPAVSIRLVINRASSEREGKMTADKLAMVSKRFLNMDIQSLGYVSDDPYVSKAVKLQRPFLLTYPQSQAARSIRNLVERYLDRPVTTDDSISGLKGFLARLRHFIR; encoded by the coding sequence ATGCGTGACCAAGCAGAGCAACTCCGTGAGAGGATGCTACAAAACAAGAAGACACGGCCGACTAGACTGGTGACAGTGACGAGTGGAAAAGGTGGTGTCGGCAAGTCCAATTTCAGCCTGAATTTTGGACTTGGTTTGATTGAGAAGGGTCATAAGGCGGTTTTGTTTGACTTGGACCTGGGTCTGGCAAATCTGGATGTATTAATGGGAATTACCCCAAAAAAGCATCTATTTCATTTGTTAGAGCCAGATACGACTGTTTGGGACATTATCGAGCACGGGCCTGGAGGCTTAGAATTCATCGCGGGTGGTTCTGGCTTTACGCAGATCATGCAGTTAGATGATGAGAAGCTTGATCGCTTATTCTCACATCTAGACCCATTGCAGGGCTATGCTGACACTATCATTTTTGATACGGGAGCAGGTTTTTCAAAAGAATCCATGAGATTCATGCTCTCCTCAGACGAGGTCATCCTTGTTACCACTCCCGAACCACCAGCGATAACGGATGCATATGCAGTCATCAAGATGCTTCACTCACGTAACCCCGCTGTTTCCATTCGATTGGTGATAAACAGGGCGTCGTCGGAGAGAGAAGGGAAAATGACGGCAGACAAGCTTGCGATGGTTTCCAAACGTTTTTTGAATATGGATATTCAGTCGCTTGGATATGTTTCGGATGATCCTTATGTTTCTAAAGCTGTTAAACTGCAGCGTCCTTTTCTACTTACATATCCACAATCGCAAGCTGCGAGAAGCATACGAAATCTGGTAGAGCGGTACTTGGATCGTCCGGTTACTACAGATGATTCTATCAGTGGTCTCAAAGGTTTTCTTGCGAGGTTGAGGCACTTCATACGATGA
- the flhA gene encoding flagellar biosynthesis protein FlhA, whose amino-acid sequence MGFKFKEVGTILFVISIVVMMVIPLPSALLDLLLILNISLALTILLVSMYTKETLEFSIFPTVLLITTLFRLALNVSTTRNILSHGEGGKVIETFGSFVVGGNQVVGFVVFLILIIIQFIVITKGSERVAEVAARFTLDAMPGKQMSIDADLNAGMITEAEARVRRKKIENEADFYGAMDGASKFVKGDAIAGIIIFIVNIIGGFIIGMLIHDMSFAESASRFTTMSVGDALVSQIPALLISTAAGIIVTRSTSGEGLGEDIVKQMFSFPRLLYIVSGCMLLLGLFTPIGILPVLPVSGIMAFAAWKMEKNQKMQIQESADKVEEQQMEEVRSPESVVNLLQVDPIEFEFGYGLIPLADVKQGGDLLDRVIMIRRQIALEMGIVVPVIRIRDNIQLRPNEYMIKIKGNQVAKGEIMLDHYLAMSPGIEDDSIVGIETVEPAFGLPALWVTEENKEIAELSGYTVVDPPSVVATHLTEVIKRHAHELLGRQETRALIDNVRETAPVLVDELIPSMLAIGDVQKVLQKLLREKVSVRNLHVILEALADHALYTKDPDVLTEYVRQAMARQITLQFTEPGQPLRVLTAGAGLEKAISERVEQSEQGSYLAMDPETSQRIFQIMSTEVSKMINSGQQPIILSSPAVRMYLRQLVDRMMPDVPVLSYSELEPHVEVQSVGMVNIS is encoded by the coding sequence GTGGGATTCAAATTTAAAGAAGTTGGTACGATCCTTTTTGTCATAAGCATTGTTGTCATGATGGTAATCCCACTTCCTTCAGCGCTTCTTGATTTGCTGTTGATTTTGAATATCTCCCTTGCATTGACCATCTTGCTTGTGTCGATGTATACAAAAGAGACTTTGGAATTCTCGATCTTTCCGACGGTTTTGCTTATTACAACACTTTTTCGACTAGCCCTAAACGTGTCGACGACTAGAAATATTCTCTCGCACGGTGAAGGCGGTAAAGTTATTGAAACGTTCGGTAGCTTTGTAGTCGGTGGTAATCAAGTCGTCGGTTTCGTCGTGTTTCTGATCTTGATCATCATTCAATTTATCGTAATCACCAAAGGTTCTGAGCGCGTCGCTGAGGTAGCAGCACGCTTTACGCTCGATGCGATGCCTGGTAAGCAGATGAGTATCGATGCGGATCTGAATGCAGGAATGATCACAGAAGCTGAAGCACGTGTCCGAAGAAAAAAGATTGAAAACGAAGCAGACTTTTATGGAGCAATGGATGGTGCCAGCAAATTCGTAAAAGGGGACGCCATCGCGGGTATTATCATTTTTATCGTAAATATTATTGGTGGTTTTATCATCGGGATGCTCATTCACGATATGAGCTTTGCTGAGTCTGCCTCTCGTTTCACTACCATGTCTGTCGGTGACGCATTGGTGAGTCAGATTCCAGCGCTCTTAATCTCGACTGCTGCGGGTATTATTGTAACGCGTTCCACTTCTGGTGAAGGTTTGGGAGAAGACATTGTCAAGCAAATGTTCAGCTTTCCGCGTCTTCTCTATATCGTATCCGGATGTATGCTATTACTGGGACTCTTTACACCGATTGGAATTCTGCCTGTGCTTCCGGTTTCCGGGATCATGGCATTTGCTGCTTGGAAAATGGAGAAGAACCAAAAGATGCAAATACAGGAATCCGCCGACAAGGTGGAAGAGCAGCAAATGGAAGAAGTACGCAGTCCCGAAAGCGTCGTGAACCTGCTGCAGGTCGATCCGATCGAATTCGAATTCGGTTATGGCTTAATCCCGCTTGCTGATGTGAAGCAGGGTGGAGATTTGCTAGATCGAGTCATTATGATTCGAAGACAAATCGCTCTCGAGATGGGGATCGTTGTACCGGTTATTCGTATACGTGACAACATCCAGCTTCGACCGAATGAATACATGATCAAAATAAAAGGCAACCAGGTCGCTAAAGGGGAAATCATGCTGGATCACTATCTAGCGATGAGCCCGGGGATTGAAGATGATTCCATTGTTGGGATAGAAACCGTAGAACCTGCGTTTGGATTGCCCGCATTATGGGTAACAGAAGAGAATAAGGAGATTGCTGAGCTGTCTGGCTATACAGTTGTCGATCCGCCATCTGTTGTGGCTACACATCTGACAGAGGTCATCAAGCGACATGCCCACGAATTGTTAGGTCGCCAAGAGACAAGGGCCCTGATCGACAATGTTCGGGAGACAGCACCAGTTCTCGTAGACGAGCTGATTCCAAGTATGCTCGCCATAGGGGACGTACAAAAAGTATTGCAAAAGCTGTTGCGTGAAAAAGTCTCTGTTCGAAATCTCCACGTCATTCTCGAGGCACTTGCGGATCATGCCTTGTATACAAAAGATCCGGATGTACTGACAGAATATGTGAGACAAGCGATGGCGAGACAGATCACACTCCAATTTACGGAGCCAGGACAACCACTTCGCGTGCTTACAGCTGGAGCAGGATTGGAAAAAGCAATCTCCGAACGTGTGGAACAGTCTGAGCAAGGAAGCTATCTGGCGATGGATCCGGAAACGTCTCAGCGAATTTTCCAAATCATGTCGACTGAAGTGAGCAAAATGATCAACTCGGGTCAACAGCCGATCATTCTATCATCACCAGCAGTTCGAATGTACTTGCGTCAATTAGTAGATCGCATGATGCCAGACGTTCCCGTTTTGTCGTACAGCGAGCTCGAACCACATGTTGAAGTGCAAAGCGTAGGGATGGTGAACATTTCGTGA